A single Bacillus sp. OxB-1 DNA region contains:
- the thrB gene encoding homoserine kinase, which produces MTEANFSVVVPATTANLGPGFDSIGLALALYMTVDVEPSEAWGVSYDGDEYGSLPNGADNLIVQTVLKVAARYDKKVSTHSLRVHSDIPLGKGLGSSATAIAAGIEIADQLAGLDLTPMEKVKIGSEMEGHADNVSAALLGGVTISYYAGDSIDIVHIREPQMGAVILVPPEALRTEESRGLLPGQLPHAKATLGSAASSVMAAAIARDDWATAGKMMEQDIFHEPYRKHLFPDFEEIRLAAKEIGAYGMTISGAGPSIFIAVKSGEEARIADQLMGKFPYYNGLAVQPSSDGAVVK; this is translated from the coding sequence ATGACGGAGGCCAATTTTTCAGTCGTCGTCCCTGCGACCACGGCAAATCTTGGCCCGGGGTTCGACAGCATCGGGCTTGCTCTCGCCTTATATATGACAGTCGACGTGGAGCCATCCGAAGCATGGGGCGTCTCCTATGATGGCGACGAATATGGAAGCCTCCCGAATGGGGCGGACAATTTGATTGTCCAGACAGTCCTAAAAGTAGCGGCACGATACGATAAGAAGGTTTCCACGCATAGTCTGCGCGTCCATTCCGATATACCTTTGGGGAAAGGGCTCGGAAGCAGTGCGACCGCCATTGCGGCAGGTATTGAAATTGCGGATCAGTTGGCGGGATTGGATCTTACTCCGATGGAAAAGGTGAAAATCGGCAGCGAGATGGAAGGGCATGCGGATAATGTATCAGCCGCACTTCTCGGCGGAGTGACCATTTCCTATTACGCGGGAGACTCAATCGACATCGTCCATATACGGGAACCGCAAATGGGAGCCGTCATACTAGTTCCACCAGAAGCATTGCGAACGGAAGAATCCCGTGGACTTCTCCCAGGGCAGCTGCCGCATGCAAAAGCGACGTTAGGAAGCGCAGCCAGCAGCGTCATGGCCGCAGCCATTGCTCGGGATGACTGGGCGACCGCCGGCAAAATGATGGAACAGGATATTTTCCATGAGCCGTACCGGAAGCATCTGTTTCCCGATTTTGAGGAAATCCGTTTGGCCGCCAAGGAAATCGGCGCTTACGGCATGACGATCAGCGGGGCGGGCCCTTCGATTTTCATTGCGGTGAAATCCGGCGAAGAAGCTAGAATTGCCGATCAATTGATGGGAAAGTTCCCGTATTATAATGGGTTGGCCGTGCAGCCGTCTAGTGATGGCGCGGTCGTGAAATGA
- the dnaX gene encoding DNA polymerase III subunit gamma/tau, protein MVYQAFYRVYRPQSFTEMSGQHHVKQTLQNALLHNKTTHAYLFSGPRGTGKTSAAKVFAKALNCENGPAKEPCNECPSCRSITDGSNTDVIEFDAASNSRVEEMRDIIEKVRFAPSNARFKVYIIDEVHMLSNSAFNALLKTLEEPPSHVVFILATTEPHKLPLTIISRCQRFDFKPITSVEIIERMKTVLADAGIESDEGALKVIAQAASGGMRDALSMLDQVVSFSGDRVTVEDALLVTGSIGEDIFYQLAEALLERDAGTAISLLDSLIAEGKDVGRLAEDLITFFRDLLLLRTAPDLKDLLELIAGDPRFVELAQTFDMDVLYAFIDILAKTQQEMRFSNHAKVYIESALLKMIHVRQQPVGIGGTSHSEVDPALAEKVEMLERTVQELRQQIANGGGGQSRAEERSAQARKSASKSSQSFKVPVGRIHEVLKAATKQDILTIRQEWAGMMQTMQKSHAALLEETEPVAASESAFVLKFKYEIHCLMASENPSLRTGLSEALRSRTGKPYEVVYVPEEGWLKVREDFIRTNGLGKQQGPPSTEEEPVAEETLSFVTEAEQENTDPVVTEAAKIFGEDFIKVYDD, encoded by the coding sequence TTGGTGTATCAAGCTTTTTATCGTGTATACAGGCCTCAGTCATTCACTGAGATGTCCGGGCAGCATCATGTGAAGCAGACACTTCAGAATGCCCTCCTTCATAATAAGACAACCCACGCCTATCTGTTCTCCGGACCACGGGGGACAGGGAAAACGAGTGCAGCAAAGGTCTTTGCCAAAGCGTTGAACTGTGAAAATGGGCCTGCGAAGGAACCATGCAACGAATGTCCGAGCTGCCGAAGCATTACGGATGGCTCCAATACCGACGTCATCGAATTCGACGCGGCTTCAAACTCCCGGGTGGAAGAGATGCGGGATATTATTGAGAAAGTCCGGTTCGCCCCATCCAATGCACGATTCAAAGTGTATATCATCGATGAGGTGCATATGCTTTCGAATTCGGCGTTCAATGCGCTTCTGAAAACATTGGAAGAACCGCCGTCCCACGTCGTTTTCATATTGGCGACGACCGAGCCGCATAAACTTCCTTTGACCATCATTTCCCGGTGTCAACGCTTCGATTTTAAACCGATTACATCCGTCGAAATCATCGAGCGGATGAAAACGGTGCTGGCCGACGCGGGAATCGAGTCGGACGAGGGAGCCTTGAAAGTGATTGCCCAGGCGGCTTCCGGCGGGATGCGGGATGCGCTCAGCATGCTCGATCAAGTCGTCTCTTTCAGTGGTGATCGGGTAACTGTGGAAGACGCCCTTCTTGTCACCGGCTCGATCGGGGAAGACATTTTCTATCAATTGGCGGAAGCCTTGCTTGAAAGAGACGCAGGAACGGCGATTTCCTTATTGGATTCATTGATTGCAGAAGGGAAGGACGTCGGTCGGTTAGCCGAGGATCTGATTACCTTCTTCCGTGACCTTCTCCTGCTCCGCACAGCCCCCGACCTGAAGGACTTGTTGGAATTAATCGCTGGTGACCCGCGTTTCGTCGAGCTCGCACAGACATTCGACATGGATGTTCTGTATGCGTTCATCGACATATTAGCGAAAACCCAGCAGGAGATGCGCTTTTCCAATCATGCCAAAGTTTACATCGAGTCTGCACTTTTGAAAATGATCCACGTCAGGCAGCAACCTGTCGGAATAGGAGGAACCAGCCATTCGGAAGTCGATCCGGCTCTGGCGGAAAAGGTTGAGATGCTGGAACGGACTGTCCAAGAGTTGCGTCAACAGATTGCAAACGGCGGCGGAGGGCAGTCGCGCGCAGAAGAGCGTTCTGCCCAAGCGCGGAAGAGTGCATCCAAATCTTCACAATCATTTAAAGTTCCGGTCGGGAGAATTCATGAAGTACTGAAAGCTGCAACAAAACAAGATATCCTGACCATTCGCCAAGAGTGGGCCGGGATGATGCAGACGATGCAAAAATCGCACGCGGCCCTTCTCGAAGAAACAGAACCGGTTGCAGCATCCGAGAGTGCTTTTGTGCTAAAATTCAAGTATGAAATCCATTGCCTGATGGCTTCGGAAAACCCTTCGCTTCGAACGGGTCTATCCGAAGCGCTTCGTTCACGGACGGGAAAGCCTTATGAGGTGGTATACGTCCCGGAAGAAGGTTGGCTGAAGGTGAGGGAGGATTTCATCCGAACCAATGGACTCGGAAAGCAGCAAGGTCCACCTTCCACCGAGGAAGAACCGGTTGCGGAGGAGACCCTGTCTTTTGTGACAGAGGCGGAACAAGAAAACACCGATCCGGTCGTAACGGAAGCAGCTAAAATTTTTGGCGAAGATTTTATTAAAGTCTACGATGACTAA
- a CDS encoding YbaB/EbfC family nucleoid-associated protein, giving the protein MRGMGNMQGMMKQMQKMQKKMADAQEKLGEERMEGTAGGGMVKVIVSGHKEVLEVIIDPSVVDPEDVEMLQDLVVIATNEAMTKAEELANSTMGQFTKGLNLPGMF; this is encoded by the coding sequence ATGCGTGGTATGGGCAATATGCAGGGCATGATGAAACAAATGCAGAAGATGCAAAAGAAAATGGCGGATGCACAAGAAAAGCTTGGGGAAGAACGTATGGAAGGGACAGCAGGAGGCGGAATGGTCAAAGTAATCGTCTCAGGCCATAAAGAAGTATTGGAAGTGATCATCGATCCGTCCGTTGTCGATCCGGAAGATGTTGAAATGCTGCAAGATCTGGTCGTAATCGCTACCAACGAAGCAATGACAAAAGCGGAAGAATTAGCGAACTCCACTATGGGTCAATTCACGAAAGGATTGAACCTTCCTGGAATGTTCTAG
- the recR gene encoding recombination mediator RecR, whose translation MHYPEPISKLIDSFMKLPGIGPKTAGRLAFFVLGMKEDTVLDFAKALVDAKRNLRFCSVCGHITDIDPCHICQDSRRDHSMICVVQDPKDVIAMEKMRDYNGLYHVLHGAISPMDGIGPEDINVPSLLTRLQDEEVQELILATNPTIEGEATAMYISRLVKPSGITTTRIAHGLPVGGDLEYADEVTLSKALEGRREL comes from the coding sequence ATGCACTATCCAGAACCGATATCGAAACTGATTGATAGTTTTATGAAGCTGCCAGGCATCGGTCCGAAAACAGCGGGCCGGCTGGCGTTTTTTGTATTGGGAATGAAAGAAGATACCGTACTAGATTTTGCGAAAGCACTTGTCGATGCAAAACGGAATCTACGTTTTTGCTCCGTGTGCGGGCATATTACCGATATCGATCCATGCCATATTTGCCAAGACTCGCGCCGGGACCACTCCATGATTTGCGTCGTCCAAGATCCGAAAGACGTCATTGCGATGGAGAAGATGAGAGATTATAACGGGCTATATCACGTGTTGCATGGAGCCATTTCTCCAATGGACGGAATCGGCCCGGAAGACATCAATGTTCCTTCCTTATTGACCCGTCTGCAAGATGAAGAAGTGCAGGAGCTCATATTGGCGACCAATCCGACAATTGAAGGGGAAGCAACCGCGATGTATATTTCCCGTCTCGTGAAGCCTTCTGGTATCACGACAACCCGGATCGCTCACGGTCTGCCGGTCGGCGGAGACCTGGAATACGCGGATGAAGTGACATTGTCAAAGGCACTGGAAGGTCGCCGGGAACTGTAA
- a CDS encoding YaaL family protein — protein MFGRKRKLKNEFDERLRSLMMETKEEWENAREIERYINDYDLEVITQRKIAESKHFYLFKEAKERRLGKD, from the coding sequence ATGTTTGGCCGAAAGAGGAAATTGAAAAATGAATTCGATGAGCGGCTCCGTTCTCTCATGATGGAAACGAAGGAAGAATGGGAGAACGCAAGAGAGATCGAACGGTATATAAATGATTATGATCTAGAAGTCATTACCCAAAGAAAAATAGCAGAGAGCAAACATTTCTATCTGTTTAAAGAAGCTAAAGAACGCCGACTTGGCAAAGACTGA
- a CDS encoding pro-sigmaK processing inhibitor BofA family protein gives MNIIILATVGVALLLLLMLDKKQIRNGAERLSIFWFRLAFAFLLLFAMNIAGGFIGIYVPVNIASGLILAILGIPGFVSLCTLAVLL, from the coding sequence GTGAATATTATCATTCTTGCAACGGTCGGCGTTGCACTTCTTCTATTATTGATGCTGGATAAAAAGCAGATCCGAAATGGAGCGGAACGGCTATCGATATTTTGGTTCCGGCTCGCATTCGCCTTCCTACTATTATTCGCCATGAATATTGCAGGTGGATTTATCGGCATCTATGTACCTGTAAATATTGCATCAGGGCTGATCTTGGCCATTTTAGGAATACCGGGATTCGTATCCCTATGCACTTTGGCAGTTCTCTTATGA